cctctcctctttctttgcAGGGGAAACGAACTGAACGTCAGAAACGAAAGTGGCGCGGCCTGGACAAACCTGACCCTTCGACATCCCCCGCCCCTGCGCCCGCCCTCGCTAAGCGGGGAGGGGCGACCGCTACAATGGATCCTCCCGCAGGCTTTGTGCGCGCTCGGAATCCAGCAGTCGCCGCCCCGCAGAGCCCCCTGTCCCCGAAGGGCGCTCATTTCCGGGCCGCCCACCACCCGCGTAGCACCGGCAGCCGCTGTCCCGGCAGAGTCTCCAGCCGTCCCGCCCGCTCGTGGCCAACTGGCTCCAGTCACTCCGCGAAATGCCCGTCGACTTCACTGGGTACTGGAAGATGTTGGCCAACGAGAATTTCGAGGAGTACCTGCGCGCGCTGGGTAAGCGCTGCCCTCTGCGCCCTGGGTGCCCGGCCGAGCAGCTCCGGGCCGCTCCCTAGAGCCCTACCGAGCCGCCGCCTGCCTGCCTCCGCCCCGGCGAGCCGCGGTCTGGTTACCCCCGAACGCCAGAAAGGGCGTCCTCGGCCACCGCTCCCATGGCGGCCCCTAGGCTGCAGATTGGAGAATTTGGGGTTGTTAGGTTAACCATGGCAAATGTCTGCTGTTTGGCCCTGGACGTGGGTAATTTCATTAGTAAATCTGTGGCTTGGtttgctagtttttgtttttaaacggCTGACATAAGAGCAGAAAACTTTGTTGGGGGCGGCGCGGGGAGGCACAGGCAGGCTGTGCGCAGAGACAGCGCAAAGCCAGCGGGAACCCTAACAGTGTTTGCGGGCGGAGGGGGCTCCTGGGGTCCCGCTACCTTGGGAACGGTTGTCTTGAGTTTTCCTACCAACTCTCTGCCGCTCGCTCTCCCCGCTCACCACCCGCAGACGTCAATGTGGCCTTGCGCAAAATCGCCAACTTGCTGAAGCCAGACAAAGAGATCGTGCAGGACGGTGACCATATGATCATCCGCACGCTGAGCACTTTTAGGAACTACATCATGGACTTCCAGGTTGGGAAGGAGTTTGAGGAGGATCTGACAGGCATAGATGACCGCAAGTGCATGGTGAGGATTCGCGTGCACCCAGTGTCTCCTGCCCAGGGGGCCTGACCAAGGGCTGGGCTAGCTCATCCGAGAGGGGGCAAGGGCCTGAGGGACTGAAAACATTTCCCCCTCTCAGCCCCCATGCTGGGCAGCACCAACTCATGAAGCATCCTGCTCTATCTGCACTGGAAGGTGATGGTTATGAAGGCTGCCATGTGCTGTGTCTCCACTGCGTTCAGGCACTCTGCCCGGTGCTTTATGCACATGACTTCACCTAAGCCTCACACAGCCTTTGAGGGAGATATgaatatgcccattttatagatgaagaaacagtctCAAAGAGATGAAGTAACATGTCCAGAGTAGCACAGCTAGGGAGGGGCTGGAGTTCAAAGCAGGTCTGTTGATGCTGTTCTCTGGCTGGCTATGGGCTGGTGGagggtaaaaggaaagaaaggaggaaagaaaaaagaaacacaagtaaCCCCTTTGAAGTATAAACTTTCAATATGACCTAGTGTGAAGTCACTCCAGGAAGCTGGGGGCACCTTGATCTCTGCTGGAAGCCCTCTGATCTGCCCATCCTTGCCCCAGAGCTGGGATTTGGCTCCTAGCCATCCCCTTCCCCACCCTGTCATCCAATGCCTGCTGAGCATTCTTTGAACTTTACGGCTGACACCTAGTCAGTAAGTCAGTGCCCCTCCAGCCCAGGCCAGAGGAAACAGcagtgggggaaaggggagggccAAGACCTCCCTCCCACAAGGGTGAGAAGCTCCTGACCCAGGACATCGCAATTAGTACTGCCACAGCAGACTCCGGAAGGCCAGCCCCAGGCCTCCATCAGCATTATCTGGttgctgggaggtcaaggtactCTTGTTCTCCTTTTTATCGTCTTGGGTTCAGAACTGGCTTATGTTCATCCCAGGAGCCGCCTTGCTTATTGATGGGGTCCTCACCCATCCCCTCCCACTATTTTCAAGGGTCTTTACCGCTGGTCTGCTGTGTGTCCAGCACTGTGCTAGTCATCTTACAGCACAGCACAGTGAGGGAGGGATAAGTAACCCCATGTTATGCAGtgactgaggttcagagagaggaagagacttgTAAGAGATGAGACTTGAGCCCTGGGCCTTCTGATGTTGAAGCCCACACTCCTCCTTTCTGCCAGCTTCTCTGCTGGTAGTCTGTGCAGAAACAAAATAGCTGAGGTCTGTTAGGATTGTAGTTGAAGGGATGCCCATGTCTGGGAATAGGTGTCTGGAGCCTGGATGACTCATTCCCCCACCTTGTCTATTCATCTGAAGGCAGTCAGGACTGGTATCTGAGTCTGCTGTTTGGGATGATAGGAAAGAGGGGGTAGTCAGCAGGGAGTGGCCTTGGAAGGACCACTAACGGGAGAAAGCACCATTGTTGTAGGGAAATGTCAGGTTGTGCCTTTAAAAATCTCAAGGACTCTTGAGAAAGGAAAGACTCACAATAGGAAAGGAGACCTTCAGATGGGATCTGCCTTTCTCATTACTGCCTAAGACCTGCTCCCTGGCACACCTCATAGAACTTTGCCCCTTAAGAATAATCCTTACCCCACTCACTATTGTGGAACTCACAGATCACATCGAACCTTTATTTTGGGTCACCACAAATCTGGTATGTGCTGGCTTGTACTAATTATCTTcgctctttccttcctttcctcatccTTTAACGCATGaaacatttattgatcacctaATAATACTAGCAAATATAGTACTCATCAAGTGCTTACTGTCATGCCAGATGCTATTCAAACGTTACATTAGCTgacttaatcttcacaataccCTTTCcagtctcattttacagataagaaaaccacGGCAAGATTtcttgctatgtgaccttggggaagtgcAGAGGGAGGATTTGAGTTAACCACTGCACTGAACATACTGCTTCCCTCACAGGCTGGTCACCACGGCAGGCACAGGACAGCAGAGCATGTCACAGGCCCTGATGTCCAGGAACGCAAAGTCTTTGCAGTGGAGGCAGGCACACCAACACTCAACACAGTGTGGCAAAGAGAAGCACAGGGTGCAAGTGAGGGGATTGGGACTACCCAGAGAAGGGGATCCCAGAAGGATTTCTGGAAGACGTGACTTCTGTGcttcattttaaataaagcagGGAGGTGGAAGGGAGGGTTTTGGATACAAAGGAAAGGACAAGGGCCACCTTTTCTTCTCAATACAGCATCAGCGTCAATCAAGCATCAAGCAGTAGTTGAGCAGACTGTGGAGATTCAGCCACTGGATGAATCCAGTGAAACTGGTCTGGGATGCATGGTTACTGTCACTGCCTCAGGACTCAGGGATGCCCACTCTCAAGTAGACAGCCATTCACTCACCTGTTGTGGCCTGTTGGGAGATGGAACAGCCCCTCTGCTCTGCTCAAGCCTTCCTCTAGCCCCATGCAGTGCAGAAAAGCCCTTCCCTGTGGGCTGCCTGCTGGGTGGTGTGCTGCTTTGGACTGCCGGAAGGACATGGCTGGATGGGGGTAGGATGATAGAATTAGAGTGGCTCTCAGGCCTGAGACTTGTTAATGGAGGGGAGCTGGGTGCCCAGAGGCCACCAGCTGAGCTCTCTGAGGGCTGCCAGGGGTCCTGGACAAGGTGATTGCCAAAGATAACTTTCACTGCTACCCCATTCTGCCTCACACACTGGGTACCCacaagccaggagcagtggcccAGAGGAGTTTGTTCCCAGCATATTACAGGAGTCCCATTCTCACTTGGGATCGGTCATTCATCTCTTTTTTCCATTCCTCTCTGGACGCCACAAGCATCTCATGGTGCTTCCACTATCTTTGCAACCTCTGTGTCAATGAGTCAAATCACACATgattcctgccttcatggagttcAGTGTAAGGGGGAGGCGGCTTGAAGCAGCCAATCATGATGTAGTGGACACTGTGCTGATACAGGCAGAGAAGCACTCTCTGCTTGGTCTGAGAGGTCAGGGAAGGCTCCCACAGGAAGTGGAATCTGAACTGTGGCTTAAAGGATAGACAAGAAGTAGCCAGGCAAACAGAAAGGGGTTGAAAGAAAGGCCAAAGCCAAGAGCCGTCCCACACTAGACCCTGGGCTTGGCCCTGGGGTCACAGAGGCAACAAGGCCTTCTGGACACCCAGGCCAGTGGAGGAGACAGGCACATCTTCAGGCCATTACAGCCCAATGCATGATGGGAGCATGGTGGGCTGGGGAGCACACAGCTGGGAGTAGGAAAGCAGTGGTCAGGGAAAGTCCCAGAGGAGGTGACAGCTGAGAGGGGCCTTAAAGGACTAATTAGGgcagatgtggagaaaaggataAGAGCTTTTCGGTAAGCAGGAGCCACGTGGACAAAGGCCAGGGTGAGAAAAGCCTGGCTGGGAGGGAGTTTCTGAGGTGAGAGAGGGGCTGTCCGCAAAGACTTCAGCGTGGCTGGAGTGTGAGATGCGGCTGGGAGAGAAGAGAGCCGGGAGAACCCGGCAGGGAGACTTGATGTGACCCTGACAGGCGTCTGTGAGTCCTTGCTGGGAGAGGTGTGACCAGGCTGACATCCCTCCCCAAAGGGCAGAGGCTCTCACTGGCTCAGAGATCTCTGATCCTGCCTCTTTTCCATGGGAACCTTATCTGTATTCTAGAACCGCAGCCAGAGGGTGAAGCCCAGCCTgcagatgtgttttgtttggcctGTACAATGTTTGAAAAACTTCAGAGTCAGTTGCCAATAACTGCCAAAGAGGATAAGATTTCACAGAAAAATCCATGTTTCTGGCTGTTCttaacaaaaacaacaagaaaaagaagggcCCTGGAAACACTGGGCACCCGTTTACTCCTGCACTGCGTGGATCCCTGGAATATGCTGCAGCTGCTCCCTCTAGATGTTACATTTCCTAGTTTACCCCGGTCTTCAGCCCATCCTGTTACCTGAAGTCAAGGATCAAATGGCCATTTGTCACTGTCTGCACTGTGGGTTCCTTTAGAGCTGTGGGTCCCAAAGCagagacagcagcagcagcagcatcacagGGAACCtcttagaaatacaaattctctgGCCACACCCCTGGCCTACTGAATCAGACACTCCGGGAGTGGGGCCAGCTATCTGTGTTTCAGTAAGCCTTCCAGGTGGTTCTGATGCAACTAAAGCTTAAGAATCACTGCTCTGGAGTAAAGAAACACACAGTGTTCCTGTATctccgcaaaaaaaaaaaaaaaaaaaaaaaaaaggaaaaactgtaaAATTAGGTGTAGAGGGCCATGGGCATGTAGAGGGCCAGTTTGGCCCATCACCCGAGTCCTGTGGACATTGCAATCCATGCCCAGAACCACCTGAAATAGCTCTGTGCTCTCTCCCCAGGTGGAGGGGTGGAGGGACTCAGTTCTGGGCGGCTCTGCATCACTAGGCTCACATTTCCAGTCTGATCTAATCAGATGTTATGGGACCACAAACAGCAGGCGCTATTTTGGTAGAGATATATAAAGTCTGGGCTCAGCTGAGCAGACACAGGGCTATTCTCCATTGCTTCCTTGCATGCCTTTGTCCATAAAAATGCGCGATCAGGCCCAGCGAGGAAGcagcagcatttgttgaataTAGCACATATGTGCTTTGGCAGGGTGGGAGCTCTTGAGAAAGGGAAGGTGCTCTGACTTCAGATAGTGTTTTCTCACTCCTGAGCGAGGGAGTCCCTCAGAATGATTTGGTTCTTTGTCTCGAAGTCCCCCCAGCCTGAGCAGGTTTTGTGGGAGAAGACTGAGCCTCGGCCAGGAATCACAGCCGTGAGCCTGGCTCTGCGGGGGTGGCAGAAGGGCCATGTGTCATCCCCGTGTCCAGGTCAGGTTTTTCCTGGAGGAGATGGCTTTGTTCACTCCGGGAACTGGCGCCTCCCCCGATGGCTGAAGCCTCAACTTCATATCCAGCGTTGAACTTAGGATGACCCCTCCACAGGGCCTGCCTTCTGCTCCCAGCCCTCCGCCCCCTGtcgctttctttgtttttattataaaaggaaaatattcaagTGGCACAGGAAAGTATGGGTTGAAAAGGGCCCCTTCCCCCACTTAGCCTGATTCCCACTTGGTGGATCTGTCCGGAAATCTTCCTCAGACCTATAAGTGATCTATCTATTGATTGGACAGTTGGTCAATGTCTCTAtctaaaaccaaaagaaagaaaggaaaagaaaaaaggaatccacttctctacatatttttttaactCAATGGTATTTCTTACGCATTTTTCCATATCAGCACTTACAGATTTTCTAAGTTCTTTTTTAACCAGCTatgtttccttcccttccctccctggaCTTCCTTACTTAACATCCTTCTatttctccatccatccatccgtccatctaaTTATATATGGTAATACATGAAATCCTCCAAAGCACTGCTGACACTTTGGTTTAAACTCTTGCCAGCTTTCTGTTCCTATTCTTGACCCATTAAAGATATTTTTTGatttgttaaaaggaaaacacacacacacacacacacacacacacaatgccaCTGGCTAAAGTAATTCCCTGGGCTGCAGCACGGAGAATGCCGTTGGATTTGGGAGCCTCTGAGAGCTGCCCCTGCCCAGATCAGGCACCTGGCATTCAGCTGGGCCCTTTCCAGGCTAGAAACACAGGATCTCTTTCATGTCTTAGCTAAAGTTCTCCGACCTTTGAAATCGGTGTCAGCAGCGTGCTTTTGAGGATTACAAAAAGGAGAATTAAAGCAACCCAAATAAAATTCACAAAGTAGCTTTCAAAAATCACACTGCTTTGTTGGGTTTTGAGTTTTGTTAGGCAGgaacaaaggaaaataacatgTACTAAATCTTTACTAAGTGCCATGCCTGCCCCAAttgctttttgtactttttctccTTTGGTCCCCACAACAAATGCTGTTCAGTAAGTATCATTATACTCATTTCACAGATGCGAatctgaggctcaaagaagtgaAGTGCCTTTTTAGCCCAAGGTCACCCTTGGGCTAGCTGGTGGCAGGGGAAGAATTCTAATTAGTCTGTTTATAAAGCTCTCTACCCCAAGGTCTCCCACAGAGCTTTGCTGAAGGCCAGCACCTCAGTTCCTTATTCTGAGCCTTCTCACAGTCTGAAGGTAAACCCAGGCAGTTTTGACAAGGCCTAGAATGAGTGAAAGGAGCACTGGTATTAGAGTCAGAACATCTATTTGAATTCTTCTTGATTATCTGACAGCGACCTTAAATGATTAGACACACTGCCTTTGTTTtcatatctgcaaaatgggcatcATAATTGCTGCTCAGCGTGTCTCACAAAGCAAAGCTGAGGACCATAGGGATAGTACTGGGCACAGGGGCTTAGGAAGCCACAATACTATGTGCAGAACGGGTCCAGGGCCTGTGATACCCGAGACGGAGGGGCATGGCATAATCACTTATGATGGCCAGgtgtttactgaatgaattacagctgtttgtttttctgaccAACATTGCTTCTCCACCTTCCACCCAAGAGAAGCACCGTTTTCTTTATGGTGGGAATTACTCCTTCTCAACCTTTTGGGTCCTGGTGGGACTGCAAATCATAGTACACTGTCTCTTCTGGGACGAGCACCTTCTACCAGAGTGATCACAGTGTCCCATGGCCTGTCACATACTTGTGTATGTGACCCAAGCTGGGCCAGTCACCATTTCCTGGGAGTTAATTTAGGAACCCTGAGAGACAGGTGAGTTCTATTCCCTTAAAGGTTGATAAGCTGTTACGATGTAAGCTTCGAGTTCTCTGAGGCCAGTCCCCTTACCCCACCTTCTTTGGCTGCATGGAAAAATCCAATTGAAGGAAAATAAACGATGAGGCcaatagagacagagagaatgcaACATTAGAGGGTTACTAGAGTTCCTGACACACCATTCCTAGATTTTCCATGTACTTTAAgcaatacatttctttctttccccttaaGCTATGTGAATTGGTTTCCTGTCACTTGCATCTGAAAACATTCTAAGACATTCAAACTCCAGAGATCAAGCGTTAAGGCCCACATAAGTAGTTAGAGTAGTAGTTCTCAAATTTGAGCATGCCTTACCCCTGTAGTTTCTCATTCTGAAAGTCTGGGTTGAGGCTTGAGAACTTGTTTTTCTAACAggttcccagatgatgctgatgctgttggtTCAAGGACCATGCTTTTGGCAACTACtaacagaaaaataaggaagCCGGCTGGCCTGTGCCTAGTTTCCTGTGATTTTTCTCATCATGATTCAATGTAATAAACCTGTGCTGGGGTAAAAGGTGCCTAGTTCTAGGGGATGAATGAGAATAGGCAGGTGTAGCTCTGTTCCAGGATCAGGGTAGTGGGGGATGAAGACTGCCTGGGGACAGTGGTTTGCAACTGAGGGTCCAAGTAAGTGATACCAATAGTGTTTGCAGCTGGACACGTGTGAGGTGCAACAGAGCAATTAGGAGCTTTGACTTTGAGAtggacctggatttgaatcctggttccGCCGTCCAGCTGTTTCCTTGGCAAGGGTACTTTATCCCTCTGAGCTTCAATGTGCTCATTTGTAAAAGGAGCTAAGGGTAATACCCACCTAATGGAGTTATGTGATAATTAAATGTGGTAAtgaattatttccatttcctgttgctgtgtaacaaaccactctGAAACTTAGTACCCTAACgcaacaatatttattttgttcacaaaTCTGCAATTTGGGCAGGGCTCAGTGGGGATGCCTTGTCCCTGCTGCCTGCCGTGCCAGTGGGGAGGTGGAGGATCCACTTTACAGAGGGCTAGCCCACACTCACTCTCTGCTGGctgcctgggcttcctcacaacgTGGCAGGTAGTTTCCAAGAACGCAAGCACCATAGGGTGCCAGCTACCTTTAATACAGGGATTAACgagttcttcctttcttccttcctcttgccaccctttccctctttcttccctctgtcATTCCTGAACTGAGGGTCCAAGGATAGCATAGGAGTACTCTGGGAAAGAATGGTATAAACAAGATGGGTGTGAAGGTGGGGATGGCATGGAACCCAGGCTCCAAAACCTACCTTTGCCAGCTTTACAGTGGAACTGGCCCTGCACTCAGAAagtgcaaataataataataataatcttctcATAATGTGCAATAAATCAGAAAATCATCTTACTCTTTGACTCAGGGATCCCAGTTATGGGATTATGTTCCAGGAAAATCATTCTATTTGTACAAAAGTATCTGTTAGTCACTCTGTGATAGCAATTCTCAACAACCCACATAAGCATAACCACTATCTCAGGGCCTACTATGCGGTAGGCCCTGTCCTGTcactttatgtttatttaatcTCCTAACAATCCTGGATAGGAGGTGCCactctcccattttacagacatggAGCCAAAAGTCCTGCCCAGATTCACATTACTGGTTAACCCCAGACTTGTGATCTGACTTCGGATGCCTCTGATTCCCTACTTTGTATGGTTTATAGAACAGGCTATCTCCTGCTGGAATACCTAAATATCAAATAACTATGGGTAGTTAGAAAGACTGTGGCTTTTTAATTGCATAGACCACTACGTAGCCATGTAAATGATCACtatgaagataaatgaaaactttttataGGCATTCAGTCACCAAGTTTCATAGATTCTGCTTCTTAACgtctcttcctgtttttcttcattcCCACTGCTCTGAATATCTCATgccagtaataataataacaattaacatCTCtcatgcttactatgtgccaggctcagCGCTTTccatggattatttcatttaattactgCAGTACCTTCACGTTGATCTCCATTTTACCATGCTCAACACTTCAGCCCATCCctccctttttaaaaagggaatctGATCATGCCACTCCCCAACTCAAAATTCCTAAGGGCTTCCCAGTGCTGACGGGTAAAAGCCAGATGGCACTCAGGCTCTTCAGATCATGGCCCTGCCTGTCTCTCCAGCCCCattccctccctcactccttaTGTTTGGCCCCATCCCGCCATTTGTCGGAGCCTTCACTTGCCATCCTCTTTGCATCCCTCTACTCACTTCCCTGAggtatttctttgccttttcctctGGGAGGAGAATTACCCACTGGTCAAGACCCAGCCCAGGCTTATCTGCTCTGTTCATCCCATCCTGATTCCCCATCCCACCACTGTGCCCTTCCTTTGCCTTGCAGCCTCTCTCTTCAGGTGCTGCTTTTAGGGCACCTGTGATGCTAGTTAATGTGTCTGAGATTCTACACAGCAGCAGCCACACCGTCATGGGCTCAGTGGTCTCCAATGTGTTCATTAAATGAATGTTAAGTGAAAATAGCAGAACCTCAGAAATCTAAATGTAGTCATTGACCGTATCACTGCAAGATGCAATTGCCATTTAATAATAGCTCATGTTTGTTAGGTATTCCATGTGCCAAAAATTCTTCTAAGCACTTTCCATGTATTAattcttttaatcctcacaataattctATGATCAAGATGCCAAAATTCTTCCTATATTATACATGAAGGAAATG
This window of the Theropithecus gelada isolate Dixy chromosome 2, Tgel_1.0, whole genome shotgun sequence genome carries:
- the RBP1 gene encoding LOW QUALITY PROTEIN: retinol-binding protein 1 (The sequence of the model RefSeq protein was modified relative to this genomic sequence to represent the inferred CDS: deleted 2 bases in 1 codon), translated to MDPPAGFVRARNPAVAAPQSPLSPKGAHFRAAHHPRSTGSRCPGSLQPSRPLVANWLQSLREMPVDFTGYWKMLANENFEEYLRALDVNVALRKIANLLKPDKEIVQDGDHMIIRTLSTFRNYIMDFQVGKEFEEDLTGIDDRKCMTTVSWDGDKLQCVQKGEKEGRGWTQWIEGDELHLEMRVEGVVCKQVFKKVQ